The stretch of DNA AGCGTGCAAGCAATCTCTCCAACAATTTCACTGTGCCAAATACAATCGTTTTCACCACTTTGACCACACGACCTTTCTCCCGCTTTTTGCTCACTGTAGCATAACACAAATCCTCTGGCATTTTTTTTCTCAGACTTTGAGGAATCTCCCAAATCACAATCTTCGGATGGCTCTATTTCATAACTATAACTTTGTTCAATGGCGCAAGTGTATGCTGAATAATCATCACTGGTAATTAACAAATCTGTTCGTCCACCTGTCCGCTTTTTGACATCTTCAACCACCTGACACCAGTTTTCTTTTGTCCGCTTCCCACACACCAAACTTAACAAAAGACGATGTTCAGGGTCTACGGCAGTATGGTCCCACTCATCACCTCCAAAACTCTTCCAGAGCATCTTCCTCATTACAATTAGATTCCTTTTTTGATACAAATCCCCACTTCTCATCAAGTTGTATTTCTTTAGTCTGAGGGGGAAAAAACCACTAATTCATCATGCACCTTCTTAGCCTGATCTCCAGCTAATCGTGCATATCGAGTTACTGTGTTTTTGTCCACTCCTACCAACCGGCTGGTGGCACGCGTCCCACAACCCTCCTGAATATGTTTCATCACCGATATTACCACTTCTGCTGGCAATCGTGCATAATTCAACATTGTTCCTTTTCGCTCCGAAAAATGAGCACCGCAGCTCTGACAATAAATCAGCCGAATCCGTTTCCCTTTTCCACTCCATCCACGGAAAGAAAGATTTCCTTTACCGCGAATATTGTAATTCGGACAAGAAGGATTCTGACAACAAAAATGTTCTATTGGATGCATCGTTTTCTCTCCTTTGTAAAATTTCGGTACCCCAAAACCTCGCTTCTGACAGACCCAGAAGTTAGTCTTGAATACTTACCTTATTATAATTATCGACACGATGCATCCTCAACTTTAGCTTCTTTCAGACACCACCAAAAAAAGCAATTTCCTATCAGTCATAAAATCAGTTTCTATAAAGAATGACCTAAGTTAATAGGTGATCTAACAATGATAATTCTTTCTGCAATACCCAAAAATTATAGAGCTTCTCGTATATGGGAAATTTCCAAAATCTAGTGATGGTAACTAAATGGGTAATAGTGTGACGAATCAAAAGAAATCTAAAAATCAATAATCTTTCCACACTCGCTTCCTCAAAACCCTCCAGGAGCGCTTTTTGCAAAGAAATAAGATATTTTTTCCGAAAGTAGGGCTTAAATGTCATCAGATAAAATTGGTGGTATAAACGCGTTATATCTAAATAAGAAGAATCTATCTGGGACTCCCCAAAATCAAAAACAGCAACCTGTTGACCATTTACAATGATGTTACTTGGATTAAAATCGGAATGACAAATACTCACCCGGAGTTCTTTTTCGCTTAAATCATTTCTATGTTTTTCAAAAAAACTTAATATCTGTTCTTTATAACGAGCTGGAAACCAGTTAGCTCGTTCTTCAGTTAATATCCTCAGCCGAACATTACAATATTGAATAAATTCGTCAACCGAGAATCTTCGGTCATTTAGGGATGATAATGATTGAAAATATCGTAACCATGCACCCACATTCCGAACCTGAACTATTAAGTTGTCATATTTTATTGAAGAGGTAAACAAACAAGTTCCTTGTCTTATCAAATACCCTAACCCTTCGCCGGAAATTTCTTCTGTAATGATTAAATATCTTTCAGGGATTACTAATAAAGGTTTCGGAACAAAAAATTGATTTGAGTCAATAAATCGTTCATACCAATAGTTTAAGTTTTGATATTCCTCGAGCACCCATTGATTTATATCATTAATCATGGGAATGCTGTCCTCTTTATAAATTTTGATAAAAATATTTTTGTTCCCTTCCGAACCCTTAGCTTCACATTTTATAACATGAGAAAACCATCCCTCAATGTAGTGACGGACATGAAGAGTTTCTATTTTACCTATTCCTAATTCTACGGACAGCTTTTTGATGTAATCCTTCTCTATGCCGAGATCTGAAGGATCTAAGTTCATATTATGTATCTTAGATAAGTTTTTTATTTTCATCGTCATTTTTTGAAACCACAAAGAGTTGCCTCCAAAACCGGAAGGGACATTTTCTGACATACATTTATTCTTCGCAAACCATAAGGATTAGTATGATTGTCATTAAACAATGGGATTTGGGAAAAAGATAGATGATAACCTAATTCTCTTAGTTGGTCCTGATGAAATTCTCTGAAATCGGGCATTTCCCCATTCGGATAACTAAAGGCAATGCACGCCATTCCGGTTTCTTTTTCAATCATCTCCTTTGAAACCCTTAATTCACAGTAACTCTTGTTAGGCTCTAAGGTTGTCAATATCGCATGGGAGTGGGAATGATATCCGACCGTATGACCATTGTCAACCAGAGTTTTCACATTAGATGGCACCATACCTACTTTGCGACACTTTAATTCTGCACGCTTAAGAAATACCCCTATTCGCACTTCACTCCGCTTTATCCCCGTCCGTTTATTTAGGACTTCCATCGCCTCTTTAATCGTCGCTGGTGGGTGTTCTCTAAAATATGCTTCTATCGTTGATATATGCTGGTCTAATAAACTTTCTGGTCTGTCCAAGTTAATCTCTTTTAATTTTTCAAGCCCCCTTCTTTGTATAGTTTAATATATTCGGCGACCACATTTACCGATACACCTGTTAATTGGGCTATCTTTTTATGCGGCACACCTTGACTCTTTAACCATAAGGCTTCCATCTTGCGTTGCACCCTCGGATGTGGATGATGATATCGTTCATAATTCAAGGCTTTTATCTCATCTTCCGTCCACTCTATGTTTATCATAATGTTCCCTCCCTTTTTGATAGATAAGTTTAGTCTACGGAGTTCTATTTTACTACCTTTTAATTCTGATGTCAACATTTTTTAACAGGAATTCCCCAAGTTAATTTACAAAGAGGGATAGTGAGTTATGTTGACTTCTGATGGCAATATCTCCCCCTTTCCCCCAACAAATTTATTTAGGAGAGTTATTAAAATTTATTATTTATTTTTGTAACCGTTCAGGTATAGCTAATAAAGATATTATGTTTCCCCCCTTGCTTACCTATATCAAATTAAGGCTAAAGAAAAGCCTAAAAAGAGCCGATATAGATATTGAGGGAGGGGACTCAATGGAACAAAGCAATCAGAAATTAGAAATAACTCCTCAATATTTAGAATCTCTATCAAAGAGCCAATTAATAGAATTAGTGTTGTTTCTTGTCCAACGGATTCAGGTTCTTGAGGAAAAGATTGTCTTACTCAATAAGAACTCTTCCACCTCTTCAAAACCACCCTCTTCTGACATTGTCAAACCCCAAAAGGCAGATAAGACAGAAGTCCCAAGAAAGATAGGGGGACAGAAAGGACATACCGGAACTACTCATCAACCCGTAAGCGTTCAGGCAGTCAATCAGATAGAAGAGTATGATATCAAGG from bacterium encodes:
- a CDS encoding helix-turn-helix domain-containing protein, whose product is MINIEWTEDEIKALNYERYHHPHPRVQRKMEALWLKSQGVPHKKIAQLTGVSVNVVAEYIKLYKEGGLKN
- a CDS encoding phosphotransferase; protein product: MSENVPSGFGGNSLWFQKMTMKIKNLSKIHNMNLDPSDLGIEKDYIKKLSVELGIGKIETLHVRHYIEGWFSHVIKCEAKGSEGNKNIFIKIYKEDSIPMINDINQWVLEEYQNLNYWYERFIDSNQFFVPKPLLVIPERYLIITEEISGEGLGYLIRQGTCLFTSSIKYDNLIVQVRNVGAWLRYFQSLSSLNDRRFSVDEFIQYCNVRLRILTEERANWFPARYKEQILSFFEKHRNDLSEKELRVSICHSDFNPSNIIVNGQQVAVFDFGESQIDSSYLDITRLYHQFYLMTFKPYFRKKYLISLQKALLEGFEEASVERLLIFRFLLIRHTITHLVTITRFWKFPIYEKLYNFWVLQKELSLLDHLLT
- a CDS encoding polysaccharide deacetylase family protein, with protein sequence MDRPESLLDQHISTIEAYFREHPPATIKEAMEVLNKRTGIKRSEVRIGVFLKRAELKCRKVGMVPSNVKTLVDNGHTVGYHSHSHAILTTLEPNKSYCELRVSKEMIEKETGMACIAFSYPNGEMPDFREFHQDQLRELGYHLSFSQIPLFNDNHTNPYGLRRINVCQKMSLPVLEATLCGFKK
- a CDS encoding helix-turn-helix domain-containing protein, whose product is MHPIEHFCCQNPSCPNYNIRGKGNLSFRGWSGKGKRIRLIYCQSCGAHFSERKGTMLNYARLPAEVVISVMKHIQEGCGTRATSRLVGVDKNTVTRYARLAGDQAKKVHDELVVFSPSD